A single window of Salvia splendens isolate huo1 chromosome 8, SspV2, whole genome shotgun sequence DNA harbors:
- the LOC121743269 gene encoding photosystem II repair protein PSB27-H1, chloroplastic-like translates to MASLISPTAAAAAATQKPPTPLQSRTTPAAAAAANPTASTARRNFLSLSAIALILAPAAAEPALAATDEEYVKETEEVISKVKSTITLDKGDPNVAAAVAELRETSNSWVAKYRREKSLLGRASFRDMYSALNAVSGHYISFGPTAPIPAKRRQRILEEMDTAEKALLRGR, encoded by the coding sequence ATGGCTTCCCTAATCtcccccaccgccgccgccgccgccgccacccaaAAACCCCCAACACCTCTCCAATCACGAACCacccccgccgccgccgccgccgccaatcCCACAGCCTCCACCGCCCGCCGCAACTTCCTCTCTCTGTCCGCCATCGCCCTAATCCTGGCGCCCGCCGCCGCGGAGCCAGCATTGGCGGCGACGGACGAGGAGTACGTGAAGGAGACGGAGGAGGTGATCAGCAAGGTGAAGAGCACCATCACCTTGGACAAGGGCGACCCGAAcgtggcggcggcggtggcggagcTGCGGGAGACGTCCAATTCGTGGGTGGCCAAGTACAGGAGGGAGAAGTCTCTGCTGGGCCGGGCCTCCTTCCGCGACATGTATTCGGCCCTCAACGCCGTTTCGGGCCATTACATCAGCTTCGGGCCCACCGCGCCCATCCCGGCCAAGAGGAGGCAGAGGATCTTGGAAGAGATGGACACGGCTGAGAAAGCTCTCTTGAGGGGTCGatga
- the LOC121744060 gene encoding transcription factor MYB10-like: MVKPPTFDSQGMKRGAWNKEEDERLRSFVMQFGHNNWRLVPSLAGLSRCGKSCRLRWVNYLKPGLKREKFTKQEVDLIRKMHNKLGNKWSTIAGKLPGRTDNEIKNYWHAHIKKRGRQGRAPSSSSSSCVTNDDHQQESPNTDALSLIADLHTFTRAQEDVLIHDSIISSDLPPFPVEDQFCDFEFLFQEMQNGSPNSSDGGNSFCSSNSADFEGNLNFWSYQSFGEEFLDIKLW; this comes from the exons ATGGTGAAACCACCTACTTTCGACAGCCAAGGCATGAAGAGAGGTGCTTGGAATAAAGAAGAGGATGAAAGATTAAGGTCTTTTGTTATGCAATTCGGCCACAACAACTGGCGCCTCGTCCCGTCCTTAGCCG GATTGTCAAGATGTGGAAAGAGTTGCAGATTGAGATGGGTGAATTATCTCAAACCAGGTCTAAAAAGGGAAAAATTCACAAAACAAGAAGTGGATCTCATCAGAAAAATGCATAACAAACTAGGAAACAA GTGGTCAACCATTGCTGGAAAGCTTCCTGGGAGAACTGACAACGAGATCAAGAACTACTGGCACGCCCACATAAAGAAGCGCGGCCGACAAGGCCGAgctccatcatcatcatcttcctcTTGTGTGACAAACGATGATCATCAACAAGAATCTCCAAATACCGACGCTCTTAGCCTCATTGCAGATTTACATACATTCACCCGAGCTCAAGAAGATGTTTTGATTCACGATTCAATTATTAGTTCGGATTTGCCTCCATTTCCGGTGGAGGATCAGTTTTGCGATTTCGAGTTTTTATTCCAAGAAATGCAGAATGGTAGCCCTAATTCTTCGGATGGTGGCAACAGTTTTTGCAGCTCAAATTCTGCGGATTTCGAAGGGAATTTGAATTTCTGGTCTTATCAATCGTTTGGGGAAGAATTTTTGGATATAAAACTGTGGTGA